From the genome of Thermodesulfovibrio thiophilus DSM 17215:
GATAATCCAAGTCCTGTACCTTTACCCTGTGGTTTTGTTGTAAAAAATGGTTCAAACAATCTCTGTTTTGTCTCTTCATCCATTCCAATACCTGTATCAGTAATACATAACGCAATATATTGACCAGGTTTTATAAGAGGATGCGTATAAGCGTATGCATTGTCCAATAAAAGTTCTTTAAGTCCTATGGTGAGTTCGCCACCTTCTGGCATTGCATCACGGGCATTGGTAATAAGATTCATCAAAATTATCTCAAGGTGCGCAGGATCTATTTCGTAGAATAGTTCTGTTTCAGGAAGGGTTAACTTAAGGTCAATATCTTTTCCTATAATTGGTTTTATAAATTCAAAAAATTCTTTAAGATATCTATTCAAATTGATAGGCTTAATACCTGACAGCTCTTCTTTTCGACTAAATGTAAGTAATTTTTTTGCAAGATCTTTTGCTCTTTCTCCCGTCTCAATTATTTTTTCTACAAAATTTTTCAGCGAAGGGTCTTCTATTTTTGCATGTAAAAGTCCTGCAAATCCTATTATTCCGGTAAGAATATTATTAAACTCATGGGCAATTCTTCCAGAGAGAAAACCAAGAGATTCCATTTTCTGTGAGTGAATAAGCTGTTGCTGTATCTTTTTTCTTTCTGATATATCAATTATTGAAACAATTGATTTTTTTGTATAAGGAATCATTCCTACATTAAGTAGTATATCTTTTGTTTTACCTGTTTTATCTTTTAGCTTTGACTCATACTGTCTTGGAGCTAAAGATGGCGATATTCTTCTTAATTTATGATATTCAATCATTTTATCTAACACTTCTTCAGTGAAAAATGCTGTCCACTTCATTTTTCCTTCAATATTCTCTTTATTGTATCCAGTTAAAGCTTCAAATTCAGTATTTGCATATTCAACAGTCATATCCTCTTCAACAACAATTATTGCAGTCCCAACATATGAAAAGATGGCTTTTTCCTGCTCAAGAAGTTGAAGTATCTCCTGATCCTGTTTTTTTATATTTTCGATGTAATTAAGGAATGTTTCTTTTTGCTTATTGATAAGTTGTCCAAGCATTTGGACAATTTCTAACTGAGAGTCCTCTGAAGCAGTTGCTGAAAAATCTCCCTCTTGAATTCTCTTTAAAACATCAAAATGTTCACATATCCCTAGCGCAAGCTCATGCGTAAGATTAATCATGCTTTCAACTTCTTCTGATAGTTTATTGATTGAATTAATAAGCCTTTGAACTGCATATCTTTTAAATGTCAGTTCTATTCTATGTGATGTGTCTCCCTGAGCTATTTTATTCAAAACATCTGAACATAAATGAAGAACTTCACTTATAGAATACCTGTATTCACAGGAAGGATTATCACATCTTAAGTATCCACCATAAGAACAGGGATTTTCTTTCATTACTAAATCCGTATTGTTACCTTTATTTTATTCCCAAATCTTTCAATATTCAGGATAGTTTTACCAAGTTTTAAACACCAGGCCTTTATATCTTTTTCGAAAGTTGGACAATCACTAACTATATCAATAACTTCGCCCTGCTTAAGCTGTGAATAAAGACTGCTTAATTTAAGAATTGGCAAGGGGCATCTAAGTCCTGAAAAATCTAAGAACCTATCAGCCAACCCTTTCCTGTTCCTCCATCTCCTGGAATATCTTCTGGAATATCTTTAGTGCTTCTTCTGCCTCAGGTGGATCCATTTTGTTTATTGCAAATCCTGCGTGAACCAAAACATAATCTCCGATCTTTGGTTCCTCAGGCAATAACATAAGAGAAATCTGCTTTTTCAACCCCATTACATCCACTGTTGCCATGTAGCCATCAAGCTCTATGATTTTTGAAGGGACTGCAAGACACATTTTACACCCCAGCTTTCAATTATTTTTAAAATTTCCTCAATTAATTTATTTAGTTTACCAGCTATAGTGTCAGAAAGGTCAAGTCCGACATCGATAGTTTCAGGCTGAATCCCCACGAGGATCAATTCTTCAGGCATTACATCCATAAAACGAGCAACATCTAAAAGGTCCTGTACTCCTACATGATGAATTGAAAGTTTTGTTTTTAAATATGGAGGGATTTCGTCCTCCTTTAAAATTTTTATAAAACCCGGTTCTTTATGAAAATCAACTACATCAACAATAATAATCTTATCGAATTTTTCTATATAAGGCAGTAGATCAAGACCTAGAGTACCTCCATCAATAAGCTCGATTTCTGGTTCAAATTTATAGTTCTCTTTTAAAATTTCAGTAACTTTTGGGCCAGCTCCTTCATCTTTCATGAGTATATTTCCAACACCGATAATGCCTATTTTCATTTTCTTCTCCTACAATAAAAAATAAAAAGCCCTCCATTTTAAGGAGGGCTTAAAGCAGT
Proteins encoded in this window:
- a CDS encoding ATP-binding protein, whose protein sequence is MKENPCSYGGYLRCDNPSCEYRYSISEVLHLCSDVLNKIAQGDTSHRIELTFKRYAVQRLINSINKLSEEVESMINLTHELALGICEHFDVLKRIQEGDFSATASEDSQLEIVQMLGQLINKQKETFLNYIENIKKQDQEILQLLEQEKAIFSYVGTAIIVVEEDMTVEYANTEFEALTGYNKENIEGKMKWTAFFTEEVLDKMIEYHKLRRISPSLAPRQYESKLKDKTGKTKDILLNVGMIPYTKKSIVSIIDISERKKIQQQLIHSQKMESLGFLSGRIAHEFNNILTGIIGFAGLLHAKIEDPSLKNFVEKIIETGERAKDLAKKLLTFSRKEELSGIKPINLNRYLKEFFEFIKPIIGKDIDLKLTLPETELFYEIDPAHLEIILMNLITNARDAMPEGGELTIGLKELLLDNAYAYTHPLIKPGQYIALCITDTGIGMDEETKQRLFEPFFTTKPQGKGTGLGLSTVFGFIRQYNGQIYVYSEPGKGTTFKIYLPVKEKKARQIMDRQSLKGTETVLVVDDDEQARGFISSFLREYGYTVYEAKNGNEALNIFEINKDKIALCLIDLVMPGLPGLEVMKRIKAIKPDAKIIIMSGHPVALKDVISVEKSLDSEEILQKIRNIIDEKE
- a CDS encoding HyaD/HybD family hydrogenase maturation endopeptidase, which translates into the protein MKIGIIGVGNILMKDEGAGPKVTEILKENYKFEPEIELIDGGTLGLDLLPYIEKFDKIIIVDVVDFHKEPGFIKILKEDEIPPYLKTKLSIHHVGVQDLLDVARFMDVMPEELILVGIQPETIDVGLDLSDTIAGKLNKLIEEILKIIESWGVKCVLQSLQKS
- a CDS encoding sulfurtransferase TusA family protein, whose translation is MADRFLDFSGLRCPLPILKLSSLYSQLKQGEVIDIVSDCPTFEKDIKAWCLKLGKTILNIERFGNKIKVTIRI
- a CDS encoding HypC/HybG/HupF family hydrogenase formation chaperone, which translates into the protein MCLAVPSKIIELDGYMATVDVMGLKKQISLMLLPEEPKIGDYVLVHAGFAINKMDPPEAEEALKIFQKIFQEMEEQERVG